The Paracoccus sp. MC1862 genome includes a window with the following:
- a CDS encoding L,D-transpeptidase, with product MSVTHRSALDRRSFLATSLALGAAGFAGSAAAQAVDPYTGQPLQGTPGAGATPDAGLVQHDAAADNRRNVSSFRMHDWQPYFSNLNNGAVLVDLTSRALSYWSEDGTDFRLFPTSIPVSEDLTRRGRTEIIKKVDGPSWSPTPEMKKRNPEWPDFVPPGPDNPMGTHALWLSWTYYRIHGTHDTRKIGRKSSNGCIGLYNEHIQQLFALTKVGTQVLVI from the coding sequence ATGTCCGTCACCCACCGATCCGCCCTCGACCGGCGGTCCTTTCTTGCTACCTCGCTTGCGCTGGGCGCCGCAGGCTTCGCGGGTTCCGCCGCCGCGCAGGCGGTCGATCCCTATACCGGCCAGCCGTTGCAGGGCACGCCCGGCGCAGGTGCGACCCCCGATGCAGGTCTGGTGCAGCATGACGCCGCGGCAGACAACCGCCGCAACGTGTCCAGCTTCCGCATGCACGACTGGCAGCCTTATTTCAGCAATCTCAACAACGGCGCGGTCCTGGTGGACCTGACCTCGCGTGCACTGAGCTACTGGTCCGAGGACGGCACCGACTTTCGCCTGTTCCCGACCTCGATCCCGGTCAGCGAGGACCTGACCCGCCGCGGCCGCACCGAGATCATCAAGAAGGTGGACGGCCCTTCGTGGTCGCCCACGCCCGAGATGAAGAAGCGCAACCCGGAATGGCCGGATTTCGTCCCGCCGGGGCCGGACAACCCGATGGGCACCCATGCGCTGTGGCTGAGCTGGACCTATTACCGCATCCACGGCACCCACGATACCCGCAAGATCGGGCGCAAGTCCTCGAACGGCTGCATCGGGCTTTACAACGAGCATATCCAGCAACTTTTCGCGCTGACCAAGGTCGGCACGCAGGTTCTGGTCATCTGA
- a CDS encoding PP2C family protein-serine/threonine phosphatase has product MPAGAPGHVPRRRLVLLADASRAHRRMLSIQLQRAGYRVVEAAEGESALQVCRDLEPDLILSDSHLGALSGLELCRAHRTMPRQGYGYFILLTSSTQREDIAVALGAGADDFLMKPISGAELLARIRAAERVLDMHDNLAAANRELQGALERLHHAQEQMTADLREARKLQQAMIRERQRSFGPFRVSLLMRPAGMIGGDFVGFQQLDDRAIGLHAVDVSGHGVASALLTARVAAQIEALSQDHQVEPARLVSTLNDLMLDGPIAEAYLTMVYARLDLSTHRLRLVQAGHPHPFLQRASGAIERVGHGGLPVGVLEGARFDEIEVVLNPGDRMLIVSDGITDAASSRGEPLGEDGLRAILQLNAPVSGHALLESMCWSVAAFASGERADDLSAVLIEHLAPAPVLAGPGQRVDPAEGIR; this is encoded by the coding sequence GTGCCGGCAGGCGCGCCGGGCCATGTTCCTCGCCGCCGGCTGGTGCTGCTGGCCGATGCCAGCCGGGCGCACCGGCGCATGCTGTCGATCCAGTTGCAGCGCGCCGGCTATCGGGTCGTCGAGGCGGCGGAAGGCGAATCCGCCCTGCAGGTCTGCCGGGATCTCGAACCTGACCTGATCCTGTCCGACTCACATCTGGGAGCGCTGTCGGGGCTGGAACTCTGCCGCGCCCACCGGACCATGCCACGCCAAGGCTACGGCTATTTCATCCTTCTGACCTCCAGCACCCAGCGTGAAGACATCGCGGTGGCACTGGGCGCCGGCGCCGACGATTTCCTGATGAAGCCCATCTCCGGCGCCGAACTGCTGGCCCGCATCCGCGCCGCCGAACGCGTGCTGGACATGCACGACAACCTGGCCGCCGCGAACCGCGAACTGCAAGGCGCGCTTGAACGGCTGCACCACGCCCAGGAACAGATGACTGCCGACCTGCGCGAGGCACGCAAGCTGCAGCAGGCGATGATCCGAGAACGCCAGCGCAGCTTCGGGCCGTTCCGGGTGTCGCTGCTGATGCGCCCGGCCGGCATGATCGGCGGCGATTTCGTGGGTTTCCAACAGCTCGACGATAGGGCCATCGGCCTGCACGCGGTGGACGTGTCCGGGCACGGTGTCGCCTCGGCCCTGCTGACGGCGCGGGTTGCGGCGCAGATCGAGGCGCTGTCGCAGGATCATCAGGTCGAGCCGGCGCGGCTCGTGTCCACCTTGAACGACCTGATGCTGGATGGCCCGATCGCCGAAGCCTACCTGACCATGGTCTATGCCCGGCTGGATCTTTCGACGCACCGGCTGCGGCTGGTGCAGGCAGGTCACCCCCACCCCTTTCTTCAGCGGGCCAGCGGCGCGATCGAGCGCGTGGGCCATGGCGGACTGCCGGTCGGCGTGCTGGAAGGCGCGCGTTTTGACGAGATCGAGGTCGTGCTGAACCCGGGCGACAGGATGCTGATCGTTTCGGACGGGATCACCGACGCGGCCAGCAGTCGGGGCGAACCCTTGGGCGAGGACGGGCTGCGGGCGATCCTGCAACTGAACGCGCCTGTTTCAGGCCATGCGCTGCTGGAATCCATGTGCTGGTCGGTCGCCGCCTTTGCCAGCGGGGAACGGGCGGACGACCTGTCCGCCGTGCTGATCGAGCATCTCGCGCCTGCCCCGGTGCTGGCGGGTCCGGGGCAGCGCGTGGACCCTGCCGAGGGGATCAGATGA